Proteins found in one Promicromonospora sukumoe genomic segment:
- a CDS encoding helix-turn-helix transcriptional regulator, producing MLETSGRLLALLSLLQARRDWPGALLADRLGVSPRTVRRDVDRLRELGYPVNATKGPDGGYRLDAGAELPPLLFDDEQAVAVAVALRTGAIPGAEEGALRALATIRQVMPARLRARLDALEVTTVRRRTGPEEPAVDPDVLLSLGSACQAREVVRFDYEGGTMPAVGEGDAAFRPPRRVEPHHLVSAEGRWYLVAFDLDRDDWRLFRVDRLTLRSGTGPRFVRREVPGGDVAGFVGPRISGSRSPVRGEAVLHARAADLAPWIGGHGLCEPLPDVDGEPRCRVVLGSWSWGGLAGRLGVFDVPFEVVGPPELVEATRALAGRYGAAVRD from the coding sequence GTGCTCGAGACCTCCGGACGCCTCCTCGCCCTCCTGTCGCTGCTGCAGGCCCGCCGCGACTGGCCCGGCGCGCTGCTCGCCGACCGCCTGGGTGTCAGCCCGCGAACGGTCCGCCGCGACGTCGACCGGCTGCGCGAGCTCGGCTATCCCGTCAACGCCACCAAGGGGCCCGACGGCGGCTACCGCCTCGACGCCGGGGCCGAGCTGCCCCCGCTGCTGTTCGACGACGAGCAGGCGGTCGCCGTCGCCGTCGCGCTGCGCACCGGCGCCATCCCCGGCGCCGAGGAGGGGGCGCTGCGCGCACTGGCGACCATCCGCCAGGTCATGCCGGCTCGCCTGCGGGCGCGTCTGGACGCGCTCGAGGTGACCACGGTGCGGCGTCGGACCGGGCCGGAGGAGCCCGCCGTGGACCCCGACGTGCTGCTCTCGCTCGGCTCGGCGTGCCAGGCGCGCGAGGTGGTGCGGTTCGACTACGAGGGCGGCACCATGCCCGCCGTCGGCGAGGGCGACGCCGCGTTCCGGCCGCCGCGCCGCGTCGAGCCGCACCACCTCGTCAGCGCGGAGGGCCGCTGGTACCTCGTCGCGTTCGACCTCGACCGCGACGACTGGCGGCTGTTCCGGGTGGACCGCCTCACGCTCCGGTCGGGCACCGGGCCGCGGTTCGTCCGCCGGGAGGTGCCCGGAGGCGACGTCGCCGGGTTCGTCGGGCCGCGGATCAGCGGCTCCCGCTCACCCGTGCGCGGCGAGGCGGTCCTGCACGCGCGGGCCGCCGACCTCGCGCCGTGGATCGGCGGGCACGGGCTGTGCGAGCCGCTGCCCGACGTCGACGGCGAGCCGCGCTGCCGCGTCGTGCTGGGCTCGTGGTCCTGGGGCGGGCTCGCCGGACGGCTCGGCGTCTTCGACGTGCCGTTCGAGGTGGTGGGTCCGCCCGAGCTCGTCGAGGCGACCCGGGCGCTGGCCGGCCGGTACGGGGCGGCGGTGCGGGACTGA
- a CDS encoding cation transporter, protein MTPRPEDRLAGLRRTVLIVAILNFAYFFVELTVALTAGSISLLADSVDFLEDTAINLLILVALSWPLARRALMGKVMAVIILGPAAVAAWQAVGRFSGPTAPDVGPLVLASLGAIVVNGVSAWLLARAHHQGGALGRAAFLSARNDVLVNVAIIAMGLVTAWTGSGWPDLVLGCVIILLALHAAHEVWEVSEEERLAAKAAAGDQIA, encoded by the coding sequence GTGACCCCGAGACCCGAGGACCGCCTGGCCGGCCTGCGGCGGACCGTGCTGATCGTCGCGATCCTCAACTTCGCCTACTTCTTCGTCGAGCTCACCGTGGCCCTGACCGCCGGCTCGATCTCCCTGCTCGCCGACAGCGTCGACTTCCTCGAGGACACGGCGATCAACCTGCTGATCCTGGTCGCCCTGAGCTGGCCGCTGGCCCGGCGCGCCCTGATGGGCAAGGTCATGGCCGTGATCATCCTGGGGCCGGCGGCGGTGGCGGCCTGGCAGGCGGTGGGCCGGTTCTCCGGCCCGACGGCGCCCGACGTCGGGCCACTGGTGCTGGCCTCGCTCGGCGCGATCGTCGTCAACGGGGTCAGCGCCTGGCTGCTGGCCCGGGCCCACCACCAGGGCGGGGCGCTGGGCCGGGCGGCGTTCCTCTCGGCCCGCAACGACGTGCTGGTCAACGTCGCGATCATCGCGATGGGCCTGGTCACCGCGTGGACCGGCTCCGGCTGGCCCGACCTGGTCCTGGGCTGCGTCATCATCCTCCTGGCCCTGCACGCCGCCCACGAGGTCTGGGAGGTCAGCGAGGAGGAACGCCTGGCCGCGAAGGCGGCCGCAGGCGACCAAATCGCCTGA
- a CDS encoding sensor histidine kinase: protein MAQRRGASIARWFLAVHTALLFAGAVIVFGLLALDARSSAESHAAKESTDLAATVAAESLVIDTVAKAHADAGTDREGTVAEVSALLQPYAERVMATTEIDYLTVMDTDRTRYTHRNTWQIGRQFVGTTAPALRGETFTEVYDGTLGPSVRAVVPVVTDDGEVVGMVSAGVTLDRLWDSIVPRLVIVGVGTLLAFGTGAVAATILARRLDRITESKGPDELAHLFTAHEAVLHSVEEGMLLVEDGTVVLANDEALRLLDAEDLTAPFAVDDARLSPAVHDVLVGTAPEGPVRVGDRVLLVGRDTAAASGRNLGEIVSLRDRTELQRVTGELSSVRTISEALRAQTHDFSNRLHTIATLIELGRSDEALRFIASERDLGQRLTDRVVQAIEEPVIAALVLGKAAQARERAVEMHFETHLTPGTHWLEPVDVVTVLGNLIDNGIDAASARALDGATEAWVEVYLANGDDGSLVFQVSDSGAGIADADVGRIFEQGWSTKAAAAGGRGYGLALVRQVVESLGGDIEVTRAAGTGAVFTVTLPRPDQAPGGGTPDDGAVVGPPALAGPTGPGGRG, encoded by the coding sequence GTGGCGCAGCGACGGGGTGCGAGTATCGCGAGGTGGTTCCTCGCCGTGCACACGGCGCTGCTGTTCGCCGGGGCCGTGATCGTGTTCGGGCTGCTGGCGCTGGACGCCCGGTCGTCGGCGGAGTCGCACGCCGCGAAGGAGAGCACCGACCTGGCGGCGACGGTCGCGGCGGAGTCGCTGGTGATCGACACCGTCGCGAAGGCGCACGCCGACGCCGGCACCGACCGGGAGGGCACCGTCGCCGAGGTCTCCGCGCTGCTCCAGCCGTACGCCGAGCGCGTCATGGCGACCACCGAGATCGACTACCTGACCGTGATGGACACCGACCGCACCCGGTACACGCACCGCAACACGTGGCAGATCGGCCGCCAGTTCGTCGGCACCACCGCGCCGGCGCTGCGGGGCGAGACGTTCACGGAGGTGTACGACGGCACGCTCGGCCCGTCGGTCCGCGCCGTCGTCCCCGTGGTCACCGACGACGGCGAGGTGGTCGGCATGGTGTCCGCCGGCGTGACGCTCGACCGGCTCTGGGACAGCATCGTGCCGCGCCTGGTGATCGTCGGCGTCGGCACGCTCCTGGCGTTCGGCACGGGCGCCGTCGCCGCGACCATCCTCGCCCGACGGCTGGACCGCATCACGGAGAGCAAGGGCCCGGACGAGCTGGCGCACCTGTTCACCGCGCACGAGGCGGTGCTGCACTCGGTCGAGGAGGGGATGCTCCTGGTCGAGGACGGCACGGTGGTGCTCGCCAACGACGAGGCCCTGCGGCTGCTCGACGCGGAGGACCTGACGGCGCCGTTCGCCGTCGACGACGCGCGCCTGTCCCCCGCCGTGCACGACGTGCTGGTCGGCACCGCCCCGGAGGGCCCGGTCCGCGTGGGCGACCGTGTGCTGCTCGTGGGCCGGGACACGGCAGCGGCGTCGGGCCGGAACCTCGGCGAGATCGTGTCCCTGCGCGACCGCACCGAGCTGCAGCGCGTCACGGGCGAGCTGTCGTCGGTGCGCACCATCTCCGAGGCGCTGCGCGCGCAGACCCACGACTTCAGCAACCGTCTGCACACCATCGCGACGCTCATCGAGCTGGGCCGCAGCGACGAGGCGCTGCGGTTCATCGCGAGCGAGCGCGACCTGGGCCAGCGGCTCACGGACCGGGTGGTCCAGGCGATCGAGGAGCCCGTGATCGCCGCGCTCGTGCTGGGCAAGGCCGCGCAGGCCCGCGAGCGCGCCGTCGAGATGCACTTCGAGACGCACCTGACGCCGGGCACGCACTGGCTGGAGCCCGTGGACGTCGTGACGGTCCTGGGCAACCTCATCGACAACGGGATCGACGCCGCGTCCGCCCGGGCGCTGGACGGCGCGACCGAGGCCTGGGTCGAGGTCTACCTCGCCAACGGCGACGACGGCTCCCTGGTCTTCCAGGTCTCCGACAGCGGCGCGGGCATCGCCGACGCCGACGTCGGCCGCATCTTCGAGCAGGGCTGGAGCACCAAGGCCGCCGCGGCGGGCGGCCGCGGCTACGGCCTGGCGCTGGTGCGCCAGGTGGTCGAGAGCCTCGGCGGCGACATCGAGGTGACGCGTGCGGCGGGCACCGGCGCGGTCTTCACGGTCACGCTCCCCCGCCCCGACCAGGCGCCGGGCGGCGGCACGCCCGACGACGGCGCCGTCGTCGGGCCGCCTGCCCTGGCCGGACCGACCGGGCCCGGCGGCCGCGGGTGA
- a CDS encoding response regulator — MIRVLVVEDDHRTAEAHGEYVRRVEGFELAGVVHTASEAVRALRDAQTEGQEVHLLLLDMNLPDRHGLVLCRQLRAAGLVVDVIAVTAARELEVVREAVAVGVVQYLIKPFTFGLFAEKLGAYRKYFEQMRSPVSTMSQREVDTAFAALRTSNAAGLPKGLSQDTLDTVSDLLARASGALSASEVADELHLARITARRYLEFLADRGVATRAPRYGMRGRPELEYARQRQA, encoded by the coding sequence GTGATCCGGGTCCTGGTCGTGGAGGACGACCACCGCACCGCCGAGGCGCACGGCGAGTACGTGCGCCGCGTCGAGGGGTTCGAGCTGGCCGGGGTGGTGCACACCGCGAGCGAGGCCGTCCGAGCGCTGCGCGACGCGCAGACCGAGGGGCAGGAGGTGCACCTGCTCCTGCTGGACATGAACCTGCCCGACCGGCACGGCCTGGTCCTGTGCCGGCAGCTCCGCGCGGCGGGCCTGGTCGTGGACGTGATCGCCGTGACCGCGGCCCGCGAGCTAGAGGTCGTGCGCGAGGCGGTGGCCGTCGGCGTGGTGCAGTACCTCATCAAGCCGTTCACGTTCGGGCTGTTCGCCGAGAAGCTCGGCGCGTACCGCAAGTACTTCGAGCAGATGCGCTCGCCCGTCTCGACGATGAGCCAGCGCGAGGTGGACACCGCGTTCGCCGCGCTGCGCACCTCGAACGCCGCCGGGCTGCCGAAGGGGCTGTCCCAGGACACCCTGGACACCGTGTCCGACCTGCTCGCCCGGGCCTCCGGCGCGCTGTCCGCGAGCGAGGTGGCCGACGAGCTGCACCTGGCGCGGATCACGGCCCGCCGGTACCTGGAGTTCCTCGCGGACCGCGGCGTCGCGACCCGCGCGCCCCGGTACGGGATGCGGGGCCGGCCGGAGCTGGAGTACGCGCGCCAGCGGCAGGCGTGA
- a CDS encoding PEP-utilizing enzyme, with protein MSDSSAIDLAGTPGSPGQAAGPARVVHGPDDFARVRPGDVLVCRFTEPTWTALFGVVSAVVTETGGVLSHAAIVAREHGIPAVLAVPGAMTALPDGATVTVDGGAGRVTG; from the coding sequence ATGTCGGACAGTTCCGCCATCGACCTTGCCGGGACGCCCGGCAGCCCCGGTCAGGCCGCCGGGCCGGCCCGCGTGGTGCACGGCCCCGACGACTTCGCGCGCGTCCGCCCCGGCGACGTGCTCGTGTGCCGCTTCACCGAGCCCACCTGGACCGCCCTGTTCGGCGTCGTGTCCGCCGTGGTCACCGAGACCGGCGGCGTGCTGTCGCACGCGGCGATCGTCGCGCGGGAGCACGGCATCCCCGCCGTGCTCGCCGTCCCCGGCGCCATGACGGCGCTGCCCGACGGCGCCACCGTCACCGTCGACGGCGGGGCCGGGCGGGTCACGGGCTGA
- a CDS encoding ATP-binding cassette domain-containing protein has product MIRTRALTKDFVVSRTRTVHAVRGISLDVEPGELVAVLGPNGAGKTTSLRMLTTLIQPTSGTAEVAGWDVVDHPDRVRAAIGYVGQGGAGGASQHVRDELVTQGEIYGLDRRTAKARAAELLEALDLTEQADRKVESLSGGQKRRLDVAVGLIHAPSLLFLDEPSTGLDPHNRANLWEHILRMRTAAAEPMTIVLTTHYLDEADTFAERVIVVDHGQVIADDTADALKAELAGDLVTLRVSDEHGAALAAIAERAPGTRSVRVADGGVVAGVPAGALGVRAQGAHTERESTVEIRTADGPGATPGLLRAADAAGIGVRRVDVARPTLDDVFLGLTGRSLRETGVDGAGPDGPDGPDTTGDATTSTSAPTKKEVLA; this is encoded by the coding sequence GTGATCCGCACCCGAGCACTCACCAAGGACTTCGTGGTGAGCCGCACCCGCACCGTCCACGCCGTGCGCGGCATCTCGCTGGACGTCGAGCCGGGCGAGCTGGTGGCCGTGCTCGGCCCCAACGGCGCCGGCAAGACCACCAGCCTGCGCATGCTGACCACCCTCATCCAGCCGACGTCGGGCACGGCGGAGGTCGCCGGCTGGGACGTCGTCGACCACCCCGACCGGGTCCGCGCCGCCATCGGCTACGTGGGCCAGGGCGGCGCCGGCGGCGCGTCCCAGCACGTCCGCGACGAGCTGGTCACTCAGGGCGAGATCTACGGTCTGGACCGGCGCACCGCCAAGGCCCGCGCCGCTGAGCTGCTGGAGGCCCTCGACCTGACCGAGCAGGCCGACCGCAAGGTCGAGAGCCTGTCGGGCGGGCAGAAGCGCCGCCTCGACGTCGCCGTCGGGCTGATCCACGCGCCGTCGCTGCTGTTCCTCGACGAGCCGTCGACCGGGCTGGACCCGCACAACCGCGCGAATCTGTGGGAGCACATCCTGCGGATGCGTACCGCGGCCGCCGAGCCGATGACGATCGTGCTGACCACGCACTACCTCGACGAGGCGGACACCTTCGCCGAACGGGTCATCGTGGTGGACCACGGGCAGGTCATCGCCGACGACACCGCCGACGCCCTGAAGGCCGAGCTCGCGGGCGACCTCGTCACCCTGCGGGTGTCGGACGAGCACGGAGCGGCCCTCGCCGCGATCGCCGAGCGCGCGCCCGGAACCCGGTCGGTGCGGGTGGCCGACGGCGGGGTGGTCGCGGGGGTGCCCGCCGGGGCGCTGGGCGTCCGGGCGCAGGGGGCGCACACCGAACGGGAGAGCACCGTCGAGATCCGCACCGCGGACGGCCCCGGCGCCACGCCCGGCCTCCTCCGCGCCGCCGACGCCGCCGGGATCGGCGTGCGCCGGGTCGACGTCGCCCGCCCGACGCTCGACGACGTCTTCCTGGGCCTGACCGGCCGCAGCCTGCGCGAGACCGGCGTCGACGGCGCCGGGCCGGACGGGCCCGACGGCCCGGACACGACCGGCGACGCCACGACCAGCACGTCCGCTCCGACCAAGAAGGAGGTCCTGGCATGA
- a CDS encoding ABC transporter permease, translated as MSAATLTPTTPTSAGRPLPRRGFVRDTRIVLRRELAPVIRDPFSVVFGLVQPLVFLGLFGPLLAGSAGGTLGGDVWLWFVPAVLAMTTLFGTSVTGSNLQLDLSSGVHERMLVTPLSRPAQLVGRALKEMVPILAQSAVVLLVMLPFGLRPDPLGAVLTLLQLAVLGVGVGALSYTLALAVRKQEWMFWVVQQTVLFPVMLLSGMLLPLETGPAWMRAVSTVNPLRYVVDSGRAAFAGDVFSSTVAWGWVAALVTAAVGLTVGVRAMIRSTD; from the coding sequence ATGAGCGCCGCGACCCTGACCCCCACCACGCCGACGTCCGCCGGGCGCCCGCTCCCCCGCCGCGGCTTCGTGCGCGACACCCGGATCGTGCTGCGGCGCGAGCTCGCACCCGTGATCCGCGACCCGTTCTCGGTCGTCTTCGGGCTGGTGCAGCCCCTCGTCTTCCTGGGCCTGTTCGGTCCGTTGCTCGCAGGCTCGGCCGGCGGCACCCTCGGCGGCGACGTCTGGCTGTGGTTCGTGCCCGCCGTGCTGGCGATGACCACACTGTTCGGCACGTCCGTGACGGGCTCGAACCTGCAGCTCGACCTCTCGTCGGGCGTGCACGAGCGGATGCTCGTGACCCCGCTGTCCCGCCCCGCGCAGCTCGTGGGCCGCGCCCTGAAGGAGATGGTGCCGATCCTCGCCCAGTCGGCGGTGGTGCTGCTCGTGATGCTGCCGTTCGGCCTGCGCCCCGACCCGCTCGGCGCGGTGCTCACGCTGCTGCAGCTCGCGGTGCTCGGCGTCGGCGTCGGGGCCCTGTCGTACACGCTGGCGCTCGCCGTGCGGAAGCAGGAGTGGATGTTCTGGGTGGTGCAGCAGACCGTGCTGTTCCCGGTGATGCTGCTGTCCGGGATGCTGCTGCCGCTGGAGACCGGGCCGGCGTGGATGCGGGCCGTGTCGACGGTCAACCCGCTGCGGTACGTCGTCGACTCGGGCCGTGCCGCGTTCGCGGGCGACGTCTTCTCGTCGACGGTGGCCTGGGGCTGGGTGGCGGCGCTGGTCACGGCCGCCGTCGGCCTGACGGTCGGGGTCCGGGCGATGATCCGCTCGACGGACTGA
- a CDS encoding histidine phosphatase family protein codes for MATRHLYLVRHGAADAFGELTDVGRRQAHLLGERLAGLPVDAVWHSPLPRAAASARVLGEHLPDAPVAEAAELVDHVPYVPAAPDLPAAWAGFFDGFDDAERAPGERLAAALVDRFARPADVETHEVLVTHAFQVAWLLRHALDAPPARWLGLNSGNTALTVIEYRDRTPPSVVLFNDMGHLPADLRWTGFPPSARP; via the coding sequence ATGGCGACCAGACATCTCTACCTCGTGCGGCACGGTGCGGCGGACGCGTTCGGCGAGCTGACCGACGTCGGACGGCGGCAGGCGCACCTGCTCGGCGAGCGGCTGGCCGGGCTGCCCGTGGACGCGGTGTGGCACTCTCCGCTGCCGCGCGCCGCAGCGAGCGCGCGCGTGCTCGGCGAGCACCTGCCGGACGCCCCCGTGGCCGAGGCCGCCGAGCTGGTCGACCACGTGCCCTACGTGCCCGCCGCCCCGGACCTGCCGGCGGCCTGGGCCGGGTTCTTCGACGGGTTCGACGACGCCGAGCGCGCCCCGGGCGAGCGGCTCGCCGCGGCGCTGGTCGACCGGTTCGCGAGGCCCGCCGACGTCGAGACGCACGAGGTGCTGGTGACCCACGCGTTCCAGGTCGCCTGGCTGCTGCGGCACGCGCTCGACGCGCCGCCCGCCCGCTGGCTCGGCCTGAACAGCGGCAACACGGCCCTGACCGTCATCGAGTACCGGGACCGGACGCCGCCGAGCGTCGTGCTGTTCAACGACATGGGGCACCTGCCGGCCGACCTGCGCTGGACGGGCTTCCCGCCGTCGGCCCGCCCCTGA
- a CDS encoding NUDIX hydrolase, translating into MDLRVAAYAVITDEAGRLLLPHWSEGTQEGWTMPGGGIDPGEHPADAAVREVLEETGYHVELDGLLGVDSFVFAAERVPAADRPRQALRIVYRAHVTGGELRVEQDGSTDGVAWHTPEEVDALDRVALVDLSRRWAGLIP; encoded by the coding sequence ATGGACCTGCGGGTCGCCGCGTACGCGGTCATCACGGACGAGGCGGGCCGGCTGCTGCTGCCCCACTGGTCCGAGGGCACGCAGGAGGGCTGGACGATGCCCGGCGGCGGCATCGACCCGGGCGAGCACCCGGCGGACGCCGCCGTCCGGGAGGTCCTCGAGGAGACCGGATACCACGTGGAGCTGGACGGCCTGCTCGGCGTCGACAGCTTCGTGTTCGCGGCGGAGCGTGTGCCCGCGGCGGACCGTCCGCGGCAGGCGCTGCGGATCGTGTACCGCGCGCACGTCACGGGCGGCGAGCTGCGCGTCGAGCAGGACGGCAGCACCGACGGCGTCGCGTGGCACACGCCCGAGGAGGTCGACGCGCTCGACCGGGTCGCCCTGGTGGACCTGTCCCGCCGCTGGGCGGGCCTGATCCCCTAG
- a CDS encoding patatin-like phospholipase family protein — MNYALVLGGGGVAGVAWELGVLQGIADKDRDLAARLIGAGRVVGTSAGSAVAAQITSGTPLDVLYEAQLDQDGFDVEVEFDGPAMVAGWAAAMEPTADGTPPEPIEFRRRIGAMVLAMPTTAEAARLKEHEAHLPTTEWPDTDLVIPAVDAGSGELAAFRRDSGVRLLDAVAASCAVPGVWPPVTIGDRRYIDGGIRSVANVDLAAGADHVLVVTPQRPGTPPLFGPSVAEQAAALAPAKVLVISADDASAQAFGINPLSPATRAPSARAGRAVGRAQAAELAALFA; from the coding sequence ATGAACTACGCACTCGTACTTGGGGGTGGCGGCGTCGCCGGCGTCGCCTGGGAGCTGGGCGTGCTGCAGGGCATCGCCGACAAGGACCGGGACCTCGCGGCCCGCCTCATCGGCGCCGGACGGGTCGTCGGGACGTCCGCCGGCTCCGCCGTCGCCGCGCAGATCACGAGCGGCACGCCGCTCGACGTGCTCTACGAGGCGCAGCTCGACCAGGACGGTTTCGACGTCGAGGTCGAGTTCGACGGGCCCGCCATGGTCGCGGGCTGGGCCGCCGCGATGGAGCCGACGGCGGACGGGACCCCGCCCGAACCGATCGAGTTCCGCCGCAGGATCGGCGCGATGGTGCTGGCCATGCCCACCACCGCCGAGGCGGCCCGGCTCAAGGAGCACGAGGCGCACCTGCCGACCACCGAGTGGCCCGACACCGACCTGGTCATCCCGGCCGTCGACGCCGGGTCGGGCGAGCTCGCCGCGTTCCGGCGTGACTCGGGCGTGCGGCTGCTGGACGCCGTGGCGGCGAGCTGCGCCGTACCCGGGGTGTGGCCGCCGGTGACGATCGGCGACCGGCGCTACATCGACGGCGGCATCCGCTCCGTCGCGAACGTGGACCTCGCCGCGGGTGCCGACCACGTGCTGGTCGTGACGCCGCAGCGCCCCGGCACGCCGCCACTGTTCGGCCCGTCGGTCGCCGAGCAGGCCGCGGCGCTGGCCCCCGCGAAGGTGCTCGTGATCAGCGCCGACGACGCGTCCGCCCAAGCGTTCGGCATCAACCCGCTCTCGCCCGCCACGCGGGCGCCGTCGGCCCGCGCGGGCCGCGCGGTGGGGCGGGCCCAGGCGGCGGAGCTGGCCGCGCTCTTCGCCTGA
- a CDS encoding transcriptional regulator — protein sequence MLHSVRIQGMADDDAVAARFDLDHADAHELLLDDEAYGWVRRAAFGGTAGWSLTDRGRAEDDRRLAEELADVDARSLVEQAHERFGPLNARLLQACTDWQLLPEKDDRLTPNHHTDAEWDSRVLDELGALRDELRPLVASLASVLARFEGYDTRFAAALDRARDGQGEWVTGTGISSCHTVWMELHEDLLSTLGIPREAEPEGPEGAAGR from the coding sequence GTGCTCCACTCCGTCCGCATCCAGGGCATGGCGGACGACGACGCCGTCGCGGCGCGGTTCGACCTCGACCACGCGGACGCCCACGAGCTGCTGCTGGACGACGAGGCGTACGGCTGGGTGCGGCGTGCCGCCTTCGGGGGCACGGCGGGCTGGTCGCTGACGGACCGGGGCCGCGCCGAGGACGACCGGCGCCTCGCGGAGGAGCTCGCGGACGTGGACGCGCGCTCGCTGGTGGAGCAGGCGCACGAGAGGTTCGGGCCGCTGAACGCCCGCCTGCTGCAGGCGTGCACCGACTGGCAGCTCCTGCCCGAGAAGGACGACCGGCTCACCCCGAACCACCACACGGACGCGGAGTGGGACAGCCGCGTGCTCGACGAGCTCGGGGCGCTGCGCGACGAGCTACGGCCGCTGGTGGCCTCGCTCGCCTCGGTCCTGGCCCGGTTCGAGGGGTACGACACGCGGTTCGCCGCCGCGCTGGACCGGGCGCGGGACGGGCAGGGCGAGTGGGTGACCGGCACCGGGATCAGCTCGTGCCACACCGTCTGGATGGAGCTGCACGAGGACCTGCTCTCGACCCTGGGCATCCCGCGCGAGGCGGAGCCGGAGGGGCCTGAGGGAGCGGCCGGCCGCTAG
- a CDS encoding dienelactone hydrolase family protein has product MHPGHTSVPAGDGPFPGIVVVHDAYGMTAELRRVCDHLAAQGYLVHAPSMYQRGRCLRQTFASFVADQGPAYDRLEAERAALAARPDCTGRVGVMGFCLGGRFALVAAGRGMFDAAAVNYGLLPAGKQDPAELDRMLSAPCPVVASYGDRDKVVDVAEVGKLRAGLERKGVPVDLKVYPGATHSFLAQYTGPLGLLMRVQGMSHDPEASADAWERTLAFFGEHLGGVPTAEAGQG; this is encoded by the coding sequence GTGCACCCCGGACACACCTCGGTCCCCGCCGGGGACGGACCGTTCCCCGGCATCGTCGTCGTGCACGACGCCTACGGGATGACCGCCGAGCTGCGCCGCGTCTGCGACCACCTCGCCGCCCAGGGCTACCTCGTGCACGCCCCGTCGATGTACCAGCGCGGACGCTGCCTGCGGCAGACCTTCGCCAGCTTCGTCGCTGACCAGGGCCCCGCGTACGACCGGCTGGAGGCCGAGCGGGCGGCGCTCGCGGCCCGGCCCGACTGCACCGGTCGGGTCGGGGTCATGGGCTTCTGCCTGGGCGGACGCTTCGCGCTCGTCGCTGCGGGCCGCGGCATGTTCGACGCCGCTGCGGTCAACTACGGCCTGCTGCCCGCCGGCAAGCAGGACCCGGCGGAGCTCGACCGTATGCTGTCGGCCCCCTGCCCGGTCGTGGCGAGCTACGGCGACCGGGACAAGGTGGTCGACGTCGCCGAGGTCGGCAAGCTCCGGGCGGGCCTGGAGCGCAAGGGCGTCCCGGTGGACCTCAAGGTCTACCCCGGGGCGACGCACTCGTTCCTCGCGCAGTACACCGGCCCGCTCGGCCTGCTGATGCGGGTCCAGGGCATGTCGCACGACCCGGAGGCGTCGGCGGACGCCTGGGAGCGGACGCTCGCGTTCTTCGGGGAGCACCTGGGCGGGGTCCCGACGGCGGAGGCCGGGCAGGGCTGA